In Vitis vinifera cultivar Pinot Noir 40024 chromosome 17, ASM3070453v1, one genomic interval encodes:
- the LOC100258668 gene encoding cell division cycle protein 48 homolog yields the protein MADPSSSGPSSSPEVKSVKKDFSTAILERKKSPNRLVVDEAVNDDNSVVSMNPATMEKLQFFRGDTVLIKGKKRKDTVCIVLVDEQCEEPKIRMNKVVRANLRVRLGDVVSVHQCPDVKYGKRVHILPIDDTIEGVTGNLFDAYLKPYFLESYRPVRKGDLFLVRGGMRSVEFKVIETDPGEYCVVAPDTEIFCEGEPIKREDEERLNEVGYDDVGGVRKQMAQIRELVELPLRHPQLFKSIGVKPPKGILLYGPPGSGKTLIARAVANETGAFFFLINGPEIMSKLAGESESNLRKAFEEAEKNAPSIIFIDELDSIAPKREKTHGEVERRIVSQLLTLMDGLKTRAHVIVIGATNRPNSIDPALRRFGRFDREIDIGVPDEVGRLEVLRIHTKNMKLSDDVDLERVAKDTHGYVGADLAALCTEAALQCIREKMDVIDLEDETIDAEVLNSMAVTNEHFQTALGSSNPSALRETVVEVPNVSWEDIGGLDNVKRELQETVQYPVEHPEKFEKFGMSPSKGVLFYGPPGCGKTLLAKAIANECQANFISVKGPELLTMWFGESEANVREIFDKARQSAPCVLFFDELDSIATQRGSSVGDAGGAADRVLNQLLTEMDGMTAKKTVFIIGATNRPDIIDPALLRPGRLDQLIYIPLPDEASRLQIFKACLRKSPVSRDVDLVALARYTHGFSGADITEICQRSCKYAIRENIEKDIERERKKTENPEAMEEDDVDDVPEIKAAHFEESMKFARRSVSDADIRKYQLFAQTLQQSRGFGSEFRFPDQPNNATAASTAADPFSSAAAAGDDDDLYS from the exons ATGGCGGATCCAAGCTCCTCAGGCCCTTCCTCTTCTCCGGAAGT GAAAAGTGTTAAGAAGGATTTTTCTACTGCAATTTTGGAACGTAAGAAGTCACCCAATCGTCTCGTTGTCGATGAAGCGGTGAATGATGACAATTCTGTGGTTTCCATGAACCCTGCAACAATGGAAAAGCTTCAGTTCTTTCGAGGAGACACTGTTCTAATCAAG GGAAAGAAACGAAAAGACACAGTGTGCATTGTTCTTGTTGATGAACAATGCGAAGAACCAAAGATCAGAATGAACAAAGTTGTACGAGCCAATCTTAGGGTACGCCTTGGAGATGTTGTTTCTGTCCATCAGTGTCCTGATGTGAAGTACGGAAAGCGAGTTCACATCCTCCCAATTGATGATACAATTGAGGGTGTGACTGGCAACCTGTTTGATGCATATTTAAAAC CATATTTCTTGGAATCCTATCGGCCTGTTAGGAAGGGTGACCTTTTCCTGGTCAGAGGAGGGATGCGAAGTGTTGAATTCAAAGTAATTGAAACAGATCCTGGTGAATATTGTGTTGTTGCACCAGATACTGAGATCTTCTGTGAGGGAGAACCCATCAAACGTGAAGATGAGGAGAGATTGAATGAAGTTGGCTATGATGATGTTGGTGGTGTAAGGAAGCAGATGGCCCAGATCCGTGAGCTGGTAGAACTTCCCCTTAGGCACCCACAGCTTTTCAAATCTATTGGGGTGAAGCCACCAAAAGGCATTTTGCTCTATGGGCCACCTGGGTCTGGAAAAACCCTAATTGCAAGAGCTGTAGCTAATGAGACTGGTGCATTTTTCTTCCTGATAAATGGACCTGAAATAATGTCAAAGTTGGCTGGTGAAAGTGAAAGTAACTTGAGGAAGGCATTTGAGGAAGCAGAAAAGAATGCCCCATCCATCATTTTCATTGATGAGCTAGATTCTATTGCTCCAAAGAGGGAAAAGACACATGGTGAAGTGGAGAGGCGTATTGTATCCCAGCTGTTGACTCTAATGGATGGCCTTAAGACCAGGGCTCACGTGATTGTCATTGGTGCTACCAACAGGCCAAATAGCATTGACCCTGCATTAAGGAGATTTGGGAGATTTGATAGAGAGATTGACATTGGTGTACCAGATGAGGTTGGCAGGCTGGAAGTCCTTCGAATCCACACAAAGAATATGAAACTTTCTGATGAT GTTGATCTTGAAAGAGTTGCAAAAGATACACATGGTTATGTTGGTGCAGATCTTGCTGCTCTTTGCACAGAAGCTGCTCTTCAGTGTATCAGGGAGAAAATGGATGTGATTGACTTGGAGGATGAGACAATTGATGCTGAGGTGTTGAATTCCATGGCTGTGACTAATGAACACTTCCAAACTGCACTGGGGTCTTCCAATCCATCGGCCTTGCGTGAAACA GTTGTGGAGGTTCCAAATGTGTCATGGGAGGACATTGGTGGGTTGGACAATGTTAAAAGAGAGCTTCAGGAG ACTGTCCAATATCCAGTGGAGCATCCTGAGAAGTTCGAGAAATTTGGCATGTCACCTTCTAAAGGTGTGCTCTTCTATGGACCTCCTGGCTGTGGTAAAACCCTACTTGCGAAGGCAATTGCAAATGAATGCCAGGCCAACTTCATAAGTGTTAAAGGACCTGAGTTGCTGACCATGTGGTTTGGAGAAAGTGAGGCAAATGTGCGGGAGATATTTGACAAGGCACGGCAGTCAGCACCGTGTGTACTCTTCTTTGATGAACTTGATTCAATTGCAACTCAG CGTGGCAGTTCTGTAGGGGATGCTGGTGGTGCTGCTGACAGAGTCTTGAATCAACTTCTGACAGAAATGGATGGAATGACTGCAAAGAAGACTGTTTTCATCATAGGAGCAACAAACAGGCCTGACATTATTGACCCAGCATTGCTCAGGCCTGGACGTTTGGACCAGTTGATTTACATTCCACTACCAGATGAGGCTTCCCGTCTGCAAATATTCAAAGCATGCTTAAGGAAGTCACCAGTCTCTAGGGATGTTGACCTAGTAGCTCTTGCACGGTATACTCATGGTTTTAGTGGTGCAGATATCACTGAAATTTGTCAACGGTCCTGCAAATATGCCATtagagaaaatattgagaag GATATTGAGAGGGAGAGAAAGAAGACAGAGAACCCTGAGGCGATGGAAGAagatgatgttgatgatgtcCCTGAGATTAAAGCAGCACACTTTGAGGAGTCTATGAAATTTGCACGCCGAAGTGTCAGTGATGCAGATATCAGGAAGTACCAGCTCTTTGCTCAGACTCTACAGCAATCACGGGGATTTGGATCTGAGTTTCGGTTTCCAGATCAGCCCAACAATGCCACAGCAGCATCAACAGCTGCAGACCCATTCTCCTCAGCAGCTGCTGCTGGAGATGATGATGACCTGTACAGCTGA